One genomic region from Streptomyces sp. NBC_00582 encodes:
- a CDS encoding ABC transporter permease encodes MSAPTATLRSEWAKLTTVRSTGWTLFAAFAVTVAFGTLVSALSNANYDDLSQQDKLAFDPAGTSFTGGLLGQLALIAFGVMVIGGEYSTGAIRNSLAAVPRRGLFYASKVTVAAGAALVVSVATSFVTFFAGQAVLGSHSTTIGAHNVLRATLGAGLYMTLMAVFSMGVATMLRSSMLSMGILMPFFFLVTQILASVPGAKKVAHYLPDQAGEAMARVVPRSDVPYGPGGGLVIMLLWVAAAVLGGYLVLRNRDA; translated from the coding sequence ATGTCCGCACCCACCGCGACCCTGCGCTCCGAGTGGGCCAAACTCACCACCGTCCGCTCCACGGGGTGGACCCTGTTCGCCGCGTTCGCCGTGACCGTGGCCTTCGGCACGCTGGTGAGCGCGCTCTCCAACGCCAACTACGACGATCTGTCGCAGCAGGACAAGCTCGCCTTCGACCCCGCCGGGACCAGCTTCACCGGCGGCCTCCTCGGCCAGCTGGCGTTGATCGCGTTCGGGGTGATGGTCATCGGCGGCGAGTACAGCACCGGAGCGATCCGCAACTCGCTGGCGGCGGTGCCTCGGCGCGGCCTCTTCTACGCCAGCAAGGTGACGGTGGCGGCGGGGGCCGCCCTCGTCGTCAGCGTCGCCACCAGCTTCGTGACGTTCTTCGCCGGGCAGGCCGTGCTCGGGTCGCACAGCACCACCATCGGCGCGCACAACGTGCTCCGCGCGACACTGGGCGCGGGGCTCTACATGACGCTGATGGCCGTGTTCTCGATGGGCGTGGCCACCATGCTGCGCAGCTCCATGCTGTCCATGGGCATCCTGATGCCGTTCTTCTTCCTCGTCACCCAGATCCTCGCCTCGGTGCCGGGCGCGAAGAAGGTGGCGCACTACCTTCCCGACCAGGCCGGTGAGGCGATGGCGCGCGTGGTGCCGAGGTCGGACGTGCCCTATGGGCCGGGCGGCGGTCTGGTCATCATGCTGCTGTGGGTGGCCGCGGCGGTGCTCGGCGGGTACCTCGTGCTGCGCAACCGGGACGCGTGA
- a CDS encoding NAD-dependent epimerase/dehydratase family protein: MRIIGDGFLARSLSEAFGDRFPDVTALASGVSSTSTTEPAAYDREAGLLYDVLDECRAGGRRLLFFSTASFSLYGFTDQAVDETGPLRPPTTYGRHKLALESVVRHSGVDHLILRVSHAVGHHQRPHQLLPTLVRHVTEGRVTIHQGAHRDLLDVRDLVHAVDRLLTDGVSGEVVNVASGVPQPVESIVTAIEDRLGVRAHRVHRPGPTAVTRASVGRLRQLVPDFRAAVADQDYLGALLDAYLPYYTAQSQDLTALPSR, from the coding sequence GTGCGGATCATCGGTGACGGCTTCCTGGCCCGTAGCCTGAGCGAGGCCTTCGGGGACCGTTTCCCCGACGTGACCGCGCTCGCCTCCGGGGTCTCCAGCACGTCCACCACGGAACCCGCCGCGTACGACCGTGAGGCCGGACTCCTCTACGACGTACTGGACGAGTGCCGGGCGGGCGGCCGCAGACTGCTGTTCTTCTCCACCGCCTCCTTCTCCCTGTACGGCTTCACGGACCAAGCGGTGGACGAGACGGGCCCCCTGCGGCCGCCGACCACGTACGGCCGGCACAAGCTGGCGCTGGAGAGCGTGGTGCGCCACTCGGGCGTCGACCACCTGATCCTGCGGGTGAGCCACGCGGTGGGCCACCATCAGCGGCCGCACCAACTGCTGCCGACCCTCGTACGGCACGTCACGGAAGGCCGGGTGACGATCCATCAGGGCGCCCACCGTGACCTGCTGGACGTACGGGATCTCGTGCACGCGGTCGACAGGCTGCTGACGGACGGCGTGTCCGGCGAGGTGGTGAACGTGGCCTCGGGCGTCCCGCAGCCGGTGGAGTCGATCGTGACGGCCATCGAGGACCGTCTGGGCGTCAGGGCCCACCGTGTGCACCGCCCCGGCCCCACAGCCGTGACGCGGGCGTCCGTCGGACGCCTACGGCAGTTGGTGCCGGACTTCCGCGCCGCGGTCGCGGATCAGGACTATCTGGGCGCGTTGCTCGACGCGTATCTGCCGTACTACACCGCCCAGTCGCAGGACCTGACGGCGCTGCCCTCGCGATGA
- a CDS encoding NDP-hexose 2,3-dehydratase family protein, translating into MPQLNTTGPEPDTDAVLAARLALSATAVGGEVMSDVEFFDWFDQRRRTHSQQVRRSTFADMSGWDFVPDTGDLAHRSGRFFTVRGMRVRTDFGPVPEWTQPIIRQPEIGILGLAVRETNGVLHCLMQAKSEPGNVNGVQLSPTVQATRSNYTRVHGGASVPYLDFFREPEARGRRVLADVLQSEQGSWFFCKRNRNMIVEVGPEVEADEDFCWLTLRQVNALLHYENLVNMDARTVLSCLPDWHHGAGPATGVHSDVAIRSWITTQQSEREVSASLLPLSEVEGRDWFRAEDRISHARGLFFSIVPVDVLSNSREVASWSQPLLEPHGIGVVAMLVRRIDGVAHCLVQARVEPGYLDVVELGATVQCTPENYAHLPAAARPRFLDLVTEARPEQVLFDTVLSEEGGRFLNAQNRYLIIEVDDSVPAEVPADYRWVTLRQLGELLKYSHYVNVQARTLVAALRSVAGISPGLPLAEVRGSGAVSAGEGAGRADHR; encoded by the coding sequence ATGCCCCAGCTCAACACGACCGGTCCCGAGCCCGACACCGACGCGGTCCTCGCCGCTCGGCTCGCCCTCTCCGCGACGGCCGTCGGGGGCGAGGTGATGTCCGACGTCGAGTTCTTCGACTGGTTCGACCAGCGCCGCCGCACCCACAGCCAACAGGTGCGCCGCAGCACCTTCGCCGACATGTCCGGCTGGGACTTCGTCCCGGACACCGGCGATCTGGCGCATCGCAGCGGACGGTTCTTCACCGTGCGCGGCATGCGGGTGCGCACCGACTTCGGTCCGGTGCCGGAGTGGACCCAGCCGATCATCAGGCAGCCGGAGATAGGCATCCTCGGTCTCGCGGTCCGCGAGACCAACGGGGTGCTCCACTGTCTGATGCAGGCCAAGTCCGAGCCGGGCAACGTCAACGGGGTGCAGCTGTCGCCGACCGTGCAGGCGACCAGGAGCAACTACACCAGGGTGCACGGTGGTGCGTCGGTGCCCTATCTGGACTTCTTCCGGGAACCGGAGGCACGGGGCCGCCGGGTGCTGGCCGATGTTCTCCAGTCCGAGCAGGGCTCGTGGTTCTTCTGCAAGCGCAACCGCAACATGATCGTGGAGGTCGGCCCGGAGGTGGAGGCGGACGAGGACTTCTGCTGGCTGACGCTACGGCAGGTCAACGCATTGCTGCACTACGAGAACCTGGTCAACATGGACGCGCGCACGGTGCTCTCCTGTCTGCCGGACTGGCACCACGGCGCCGGGCCGGCCACCGGTGTCCACTCGGACGTGGCGATCCGCAGCTGGATCACCACCCAGCAGAGCGAACGCGAGGTCAGCGCCTCCCTGTTGCCCCTGAGCGAGGTCGAGGGACGCGACTGGTTCCGCGCGGAGGACCGTATCTCCCACGCGCGGGGCCTGTTCTTCAGCATCGTGCCGGTGGACGTCCTGTCCAACTCGCGTGAGGTGGCCTCCTGGTCGCAGCCGCTGCTCGAACCGCACGGCATCGGGGTGGTGGCGATGCTGGTGCGCCGGATCGACGGCGTGGCGCACTGTCTGGTGCAGGCCCGGGTCGAGCCGGGGTATCTGGATGTCGTCGAACTCGGCGCCACCGTGCAGTGCACCCCCGAGAACTACGCCCATCTGCCGGCGGCGGCCCGTCCCCGCTTCCTCGACCTGGTGACGGAGGCCCGTCCGGAGCAGGTGCTCTTCGACACGGTGCTGTCCGAGGAGGGCGGCCGGTTCCTGAACGCGCAGAACCGGTACCTGATCATCGAGGTCGACGACAGTGTTCCCGCCGAGGTCCCGGCCGACTACCGCTGGGTGACGCTGCGTCAGCTCGGTGAGCTGCTGAAGTACAGCCACTACGTCAATGTGCAGGCCCGGACGCTGGTCGCGGCCCTGCGCAGCGTCGCGGGGATCTCGCCCGGCCTGCCGCTGGCGGAAGTGCGGGGAAGCGGGGCGGTCTCCGCCGGGGAGGGGGCCGGCCGTGCGGATCATCGGTGA
- a CDS encoding ketoacyl-ACP synthase III family protein: MKTNGVYVDTVGVYIPEQRVTVEEAVAQGLYDEFSIQYATGLTTAYIAGDLPALDMAVLAARNAFRRSGSEIDDLDFHVHCTAVQHGPEGFYPPGYVLRELGASGVASTDVRQHSNGLLAGIEVAVGQLTGAAGAETALVTAAENFTSPLIDRWRGFGTGFTASDGGAAVLLSGEGGFAALRAVNSGTMPELEQWHRGEESLLPFRGEERKASGTLDLLMYFNQHVMPLDKCMEMIRDFELDLVHRSLVDAGLNASDLRWVVAANSDSLMVEQTKMQPLGLPMSRSTAHFGKEYGHMGACDMAVSLNHLLVNGLVAPGDNILMTTSAAGWVSTSAVLTVLEIPDWARA; encoded by the coding sequence ATGAAGACGAACGGCGTCTACGTCGACACGGTCGGGGTGTACATCCCGGAGCAGCGGGTGACCGTCGAGGAGGCCGTCGCACAGGGTCTCTACGACGAGTTCTCCATCCAGTACGCCACCGGGCTGACCACCGCCTACATCGCCGGCGACCTGCCCGCGCTGGACATGGCCGTACTCGCCGCCCGGAACGCGTTCCGCCGGTCCGGCAGCGAGATCGACGACCTCGACTTCCATGTCCACTGCACCGCCGTCCAGCACGGCCCCGAGGGGTTCTACCCGCCCGGGTACGTGCTGCGCGAGCTGGGCGCGAGCGGAGTGGCGAGCACGGACGTGCGACAGCACTCCAACGGGCTACTGGCCGGGATCGAGGTCGCCGTCGGGCAACTGACGGGCGCTGCGGGCGCCGAGACCGCGCTGGTGACGGCCGCGGAGAACTTCACCAGCCCGCTGATCGACCGGTGGCGCGGCTTCGGCACCGGCTTCACCGCCAGTGACGGCGGCGCCGCCGTCCTGCTCAGTGGCGAGGGCGGGTTCGCGGCGCTGCGGGCGGTGAACTCCGGCACCATGCCGGAGCTGGAGCAGTGGCACCGCGGGGAGGAGTCGCTGCTGCCGTTCCGCGGGGAGGAGCGCAAGGCCTCCGGCACGCTGGACCTGCTGATGTACTTCAACCAGCACGTGATGCCGCTCGACAAGTGCATGGAGATGATCCGGGACTTCGAGCTGGATCTGGTGCACCGCTCGCTGGTGGACGCCGGGCTCAACGCGTCGGACCTGCGCTGGGTGGTCGCCGCGAACAGCGACTCCCTCATGGTCGAGCAGACGAAGATGCAGCCGCTGGGTCTGCCGATGTCGCGCTCCACCGCCCACTTCGGCAAGGAGTACGGGCACATGGGCGCCTGCGACATGGCGGTCTCCCTGAACCACCTGCTCGTCAACGGGCTGGTGGCGCCGGGCGACAACATCCTCATGACGACGTCGGCGGCCGGCTGGGTCTCCACCTCGGCCGTGCTGACCGTCCTGGAGATCCCGGACTGGGCCCGGGCCTGA
- a CDS encoding ABC transporter ATP-binding protein, with amino-acid sequence MIELAGVTKRYGEKVVVDDLTFTVRPGCVTGFLGPNGAGKSTTMRMMLGLDRPTGGRVLIDGEPYARLRQPLRRIGALLDAKAMHGGRSAYQNLRCLALSNDIPLSRVGEVLEEVGLGAVATKRPKGFSLGMGQRLGIAAALLGDPEIVMLDEPVNGLDPEGIHWIRTLMKRLAAEGRTVFVSSHLMSEMALTADHLVVIGRGRLLADTGMQEFIDHNSRSSVRIRTPEPEKLRDALAAAGIPATETAAGAFEVTGTPVERLGELALEHQVLLHELSPQHASLEEAFIALTGEAAEYRTGGPAADSASSAGESTPQSTGTES; translated from the coding sequence ATGATCGAGCTTGCGGGAGTGACCAAGCGGTACGGCGAGAAGGTGGTGGTCGACGACCTCACCTTCACCGTCCGGCCGGGCTGTGTCACCGGTTTCCTCGGCCCCAACGGAGCGGGCAAGTCCACCACGATGCGGATGATGCTCGGTCTGGACCGCCCCACGGGCGGGCGGGTCCTCATCGACGGCGAGCCCTACGCCCGGCTCAGGCAGCCGCTGCGCCGCATCGGCGCCCTGCTCGACGCGAAGGCGATGCACGGCGGCCGCAGCGCCTACCAGAACCTCAGGTGTCTGGCCCTCAGCAACGACATACCGCTGTCACGGGTCGGCGAGGTGCTCGAGGAGGTCGGGCTCGGCGCGGTCGCCACGAAGCGGCCCAAGGGCTTCTCGCTGGGCATGGGGCAGCGGCTCGGTATCGCCGCGGCGCTGCTCGGTGATCCGGAGATCGTGATGCTGGACGAGCCGGTCAACGGTCTCGACCCCGAGGGCATCCACTGGATCCGGACCCTGATGAAACGGCTCGCGGCGGAGGGCCGCACGGTGTTCGTCTCCAGCCATCTGATGAGCGAGATGGCGCTGACCGCCGATCACCTGGTCGTCATCGGCCGCGGCAGGCTGCTCGCCGACACCGGTATGCAGGAGTTCATCGACCACAACTCCCGTTCGTCCGTGCGGATCCGCACCCCCGAGCCGGAGAAGTTGCGGGACGCCCTCGCGGCGGCCGGCATCCCGGCCACCGAGACCGCCGCTGGGGCCTTCGAGGTGACCGGGACCCCGGTGGAGCGGCTCGGTGAGCTGGCCCTGGAGCACCAGGTCCTGCTGCACGAACTGAGCCCGCAGCACGCCTCGCTGGAAGAAGCGTTCATCGCCCTGACCGGTGAGGCGGCCGAGTACCGCACGGGCGGGCCCGCCGCCGACAGCGCGTCGAGCGCCGGCGAGAGCACGCCGCAGTCCACCGGAACGGAGTCCTGA
- a CDS encoding 4'-phosphopantetheinyl transferase family protein, which produces MMRRLLPDTVEVTEVRGELTAPPLFAEEEAVVARAVDKRRREFATGRRCARLSLAALGLPAQPLLPGPQGEPGWPAGVVGAMSHCEGYRVAAVARATDLAALGVDAETAARLPDGVLEAVSLPEERDDLARHGRTAPEVPWDRLLFSAKESVYKVWFPLARRPLGFEEARLRFTRERDVAGAACGTFQVGLLVPVPPEFSGPVGGAGLTGRWLVDEGLVLTALAPAARRSGDGPRPVEPTGRAAVRHPG; this is translated from the coding sequence ACCGCACCGCCGCTGTTCGCGGAGGAGGAGGCGGTGGTGGCGCGGGCCGTGGACAAGCGCCGGCGCGAGTTCGCCACCGGGCGGCGCTGCGCCCGTCTGTCGCTGGCCGCGCTGGGACTTCCGGCGCAACCACTGCTGCCCGGACCGCAGGGAGAGCCCGGCTGGCCCGCCGGAGTGGTCGGCGCGATGTCCCACTGCGAGGGCTACCGGGTGGCGGCGGTCGCCAGGGCCACCGATCTGGCGGCGCTGGGCGTCGACGCCGAGACGGCGGCCCGGCTGCCGGACGGCGTGCTGGAGGCGGTGTCGTTGCCCGAGGAACGCGACGACCTGGCCCGGCACGGGCGAACGGCGCCGGAAGTGCCCTGGGACCGGCTGCTGTTCAGCGCCAAGGAATCCGTCTACAAGGTGTGGTTCCCGCTCGCCCGCCGGCCGCTGGGGTTCGAGGAGGCGCGGCTGCGCTTCACCCGGGAGCGGGACGTCGCCGGCGCGGCGTGCGGCACGTTCCAGGTCGGGCTGCTGGTGCCGGTTCCCCCGGAGTTCTCGGGTCCGGTGGGCGGCGCCGGGCTCACCGGCCGATGGCTGGTCGACGAGGGGCTGGTGCTGACCGCGCTGGCGCCCGCCGCGCGCCGGTCCGGTGACGGGCCGCGCCCCGTCGAGCCGACCGGCCGGGCCGCGGTCCGGCACCCGGGGTGA